One segment of Gasterosteus aculeatus chromosome 3, fGasAcu3.hap1.1, whole genome shotgun sequence DNA contains the following:
- the zfyve9a gene encoding zinc finger FYVE domain-containing protein 9 isoform X2 — translation MENYFQAEAFNLDKVLDEFEQNEDETENPILSDAKWTQILAPPAHLLSLNPALTHADLSPQESPLPFKTLPDSLPGASPKQHPGAELPSWVEERPADVHSPPLLQPNIGKLVGTDDHSPPPVTACAAVQNGCPASPQLSGLSEGARSPPDDPPGAYDQEAKPHQVERVPSAGGGGSAVNHTHFTFEVVLGHENETPSLKIHPDVQLTPNRGDVTGGGSADVLHRNCIDKKTEHLEEEQVESLLNRGTDIQVCCEVNGLCPLYKVGVAEIERTCGPDGQPDQLIKVSSLSNGLEQESGNHSKLNETEGQEEGFSPSPVPSKEDSVTEEKEMEESKQEGGDGGGGAAAAAAAAAAAGSTHPKPHNNRLQPVSVPYGGARPKQPVSLKLQIPQPVVGQVQNQLGPSATSRNKNQENQCRRSVAPETVANGAEQSAGGVNGDAVVHSMPPVPSESPDNDVQAGQQGAVCRQPVSSLGEVAPVWVPDCQAPVCMKCDVRFTFTKRRHHCRACGKVFCATCCSLKCRLEYMDRKEARVCVTCHPALTSAQSWETPATGSNQSPNPNNPAEYCSTIPPLQQAQASGVLSSPPPTVMVPVGVLKPSGNEATLTREQRRVWFADGLLPNGDTAESPKPPASSSTPSQSLAISMYSHKSSTSESSEPQAAHTTTAALVGSPVGSALSLIPEDGLPPILISTGVKGDYAVEEKPSEIVLMQQLEEENPDPLVFVLNANLLAMVKLVNYVNRKCWYMTTKGMHAVGQAEVVILLQCLPDEKTIPKDIFTHFVQLYQEALSGSVLGHLSHSFFTQSFLGSKEHGGFLYISPSFQSLQDLLLPNPPYLFGILVQKWETPWAKVFPIRLMLRLGAEYRFYPCPLFSVRFRKPLFGETGHTIMNLLADFRNYQYTLPVVKGLVVDMEVKKTSIKIPSNRYNELMKAMNKSNEHVLAMGACFNDRADSHLVCVQNDDGNYQTQAISIHHQPRKVTGACFFVFSGALKVSSGFLAKTSIVEDGVMIQITAETMDSLRQALRDMKDFSVTCGKADQQENQELVHIQWTEDDHDFNKGVISPIDGKSMESIISVKIFHGSEFKANGKVIRWTEVFFLQSEDQPSDPADHSRLTENVARAFCMALCPHLKLLKEDGMAKLGLRVTLDSDQVGYLAGSNGQPLLPQYLSDLDSALIPVIHSGACQLSEGPVVMELVFYILEIIS, via the exons ATGGAGAATTACTTCCAGGCCGAGGCCTTTAACCTGGATAAGGTGCTGGACGAGTTTGAGCAGAACGAAG aTGAGACCGAAAATCCTATTCTCTCCGATGCCAAGTGGACCCAGATCCTTGCCCCGCCGGCCCACCTGCTCTCTCTGAACCCCGCCCTGACGCACGCAGACCTCAGCCCGCAGGAGAGTCCTCTGCCATTCAAAACTCTCCCCGATTCGTTGCCCGGCGCCTCCCCTAAGCAGCATCCCGGTGCCGAGCTGCCATCCTGGGTGGAAGAGAGGCCGGCAGACGTCCACAGCCCGCCATTACTCCAGCCCAACATCGGCAAGCTGGTGGGCACGGACGACCACTCGCCGCCCCCGGTGACGGCCTGCGCTGCTGTGCAGAATGGCTGCCCCGCCAGCCCTCAGCTCAGCGGGCTCAGCGAGGGGGCCCGTTCTCCCCCGGACGACCCGCCTGGCGCTTACGACCAGGAGGCGAAGCCTCATCAGGTGGAGAGAGTTCCctcagcgggaggaggaggctccgctGTCAATCACACTCACTTTACCTTCGAGGTTGTGTTAGGGCACGAAAATGAAACCCCGTCTCTGAAAATTCATCCCGATGTGCAACTGACACCAAACCGGGGAGATGTTACGGGAGGGGGCAGTGCTGATGTTTTGCACCGAAATTGTATCGACAAAAAAACGGAACACTTGGAAGAGGAGCAGGTAGAAAGCCTCTTGAATAGGGGGACGGATATCCAGGTTTGTTGTGAGGTGAATGGATTATGTCCACTTTACAAGGTCGGAGTGGCAGAGATAGAGAGGACATGTGGTCCAGACGGACAGCCTGACCAACTGATCAAAGTATCAAGCCTTTCCAATGGTTTGGAGCAGGAGAGCGGTAACCATTCCAAGCTTAACGAGACAGAGGGGCAAGAGGAgggtttctctccctctcccgtcCCCTCAAAAGAGGACTCTGTCactgaagagaaagaaatggaggAAAGCAAGCAAGagggtggagatggaggaggaggagcagcagcagcagcagcagcagcagcggcggccggTAGCACCCATCCCAAACCCCACAACAACCGGCTGCAGCCCGTCAGCGTCCCGTACGGAGGGGCGCGACCAAAGCAGCCAGTCAGCCTCAAGCTCCAAATCCCACAGCCGGTGGTGGGGCAGGTCCAGAATCAGCTCGGACCGTCGGCCACCAGCAGGAACAAAAACCAGGAGAACCAGTGTCGTAGAAGCGTGGCCCCCGAAACTGTGGCCAACGGGGCCGAGCAGAGTGCGGGCGGGGTGAACGGGGATGCCGTCGTCCACTCAATGCCCCCGGTGCCCTCGGAGAGCCCCGACAACGACGTCCAAGCGGGCCAACAGGGCGCTGTGTGCAGGCAGCCCGTCAGCTCCTTGGGGGAGGTGGCCCCTGTGTGGGTGCCTGACTGCCAGGCTCCCGTCTGCATGAAATGTGATGTCCGGTTTACCTTCACCAAGAGGAGGCACCACTGCAGGGCCTGCGGCAAG GTGTTCTGTGCGACGTGCTGCAGCCTGAAGTGCAGACTCGAGTACATGGACAGGAAGGAGGCTCGCGTCTGTGTCACATGTCATCCTGCTCTGACGAGTG ctcaATCATGGGAGACGCCGGCAACTGGAAGCAACCAGAGTCCGAACCCAAACAACCCAGCGGAGTACTGCTCCACCATCCCCCCCCTGCAGCAGGCCCAGGCCTCCGGGGTGCTCAGCTCCCCTCCTCCTACGGTCATGGTGCCTGTGGGAGTCCTGAAACCGTCCGGCAACGAGG CCACCTTGACCCGGGAGCAGAGGAGGGTGTGGTTTGCTGATGGACTGCTACCCAACGGAGACACGGCAGAGTCCCCTAAACCGCCGGCCTCCAGCTCAACCCCCTCACAGTCTCTGGCTATCTCCATGTATTCACACAAATCCTCCACTTCCGAGTCCTCAGAG CCCCAGGCAGCCCATACCACCACTGCTGCGCTGGTGGGCAGCCCCGTGGGCAGCGCCCTCAGTCTGATCCCAGAGGACGGGCTCCCTCCCATCCTCATCTCCACCGGAGTCAAAGGAG ACTATGCCGTGGAGGAGAAGCCGTCAGAGATCGTCCTcatgcagcagctggaggaggaaaatcCAGACCCTCTGGTCTTTGTGCTCAACGCTAACCTGCTCGCCATGGTCAAGCTTGTCAACT ATGTAAACAGGAAGTGCTGGTACATGACGACTAAGGGCATGCACGCCGTCGGCCAGGCAGAGGTGGTCATTCTGCTCCAGTGTCTACCTGACGAGAAGACAATCCCAAAAGACATCTTCACCCACTTTGTGCAACTCTACCAGGAGGCCCTCAGTG GCAGCGTGCTGGGCCACCTGAGTCACTCGTTCTTCACGCAGAGCTTCCTAGGCAGTAAGGAGCACGGCGGTTTCCTCTACATCAGCCCCTCCTTCCAGTCGCTGCAGGACCTTCTGCTGCCCAACCCACCGTACCTCTTCGGCATCCTGGTACAGAAGTGGGAGACGCCCTGGGCCAAGGTCTTCCCCATCCGCCTCATGCTGCGGCTGGGCGCGGAGTACCGAT TTTACCCGTGTCCGCTGTTCAGTGTTCGCTTCAGGAAACCCCTCTTTGGAGAGACCGGTCACACCATCATGAACCTGCTCGCA GACTTCCGTAACTACCAGTACACGCTACCGGTGGTGAAAGGTCTCGTGGTGGacatggaggtgaagaagacGAGCATTAAGATCCCCAGTAATCGGTACAATGAG CTGATGAAGGCGATGAACAAGTCCAACGAACACGTGCTGGCCATGGGCGCGTGTTTCAATGACCGGGCCGACTCCCACCTGGTGTGCGTCCAGAACGATGACGGGAACTACCAGACGCAGGCCATCAGCATCCATCACCAGCCCCGCAAAG TTACTGGCGCCTGCTTCTTTGTATTCAGTGGTGCTTTGAAAGTGTCGTCGGGCTTCTTGGCCAAAACCAGCATTGTGGAAG ACGGTGTGATGATCCAGATCACAGCGGAGACCATGGACTCTCTACGTCAAGCCCTGAGGGACATGAAGGACTTCTCCGTCACGTGCGGTAAAGCCGACCAGCAGGAGAACCAGGAGCTCGTCCACATCCAGTGGACCGAGGACGACCACGACTTCAACAAGGG CGTCATTAGTCCCATCGATGGGAAGTCTATGGAGTCCATCATCAGTGTCAAGATCTTCCACGGCTCAGAGTTCAAAGCCAATGGCAAAGTCATCCGCTGGACCGAG gtGTTTTTCCTCCAGAGTGAAGATCAACCCAGCGACCCGGCCGACCACAGCCGGCTGACGGAGAACGTGGCGAGAGCTTTCTGCATGGCGCTTTGTCCCCACCtgaagctgctgaaggaggacGGCATGGCCAAGCTGGGACTGAGGGTCACTCTGGACTCTGACCAG GTGGGTTACCTGGCAGGGAGCAACGGGCAGCCTCTTCTGCCTCAGTACCTGAGCGACCTGGACAGCGCTCTGATCCCCGTCATCCACAGCGGGGCGTGTCAGCTCAGCGAGGGCCCGGTGGTCATGGAGCTGGTCTTCTACATCCTGGAGATCATCTCCTAG
- the LOC120816395 gene encoding transcription factor BTF3 homolog 4 has translation MNQEKLAKLQAQVRIGGKGTARRKKKVVHKTATADDKKLQGSLKKLAVNNIAGIEEVNMIKDDGTVIHFNNPKVQASLSANTFAITGNVEIKQLTEMLPGILSQLGADSLSSLRKLAEHFPRQSMDMKAVKEVIEEEEEEDDDVPDLVENFDEASKNEAN, from the exons ATGAATCAAGAAAAGCTTGCCAAACTTCAGGCTCAAGTGCGGATAGGTGGAAAG GGGACGGCCCGCAGGAAGAAAAAGGTTGTTCACAAAACGGCAACAGCTGATGACAAAAAACTCCAGGGCTCCCTGAAGAAACTGGCAGTGAACAACATCGCAGGGATAGAAGAG GTGAACATGATCAAAGACGACGGCACGGTCATCCACTTCAACAACCCCAAAGTGCAGGCGTCTCTGTCCGCCAACACCTTTGCCATCACGGGCAACGTCGAGATCAAGCAGCTGACGGAGATGCTGCCGGGCATCCTGAGCCAGCTGGGAGCCGACAGCCTCAGCAGCCTGCGCAAGCTGGCGGAGCACTTCCCTCGGCAAT CAATGGACATGAAGGCAGTCAAGGAGGTAatcgaagaagaggaggaggaggatgatgatgtaCCAG ATCTTGTGGAGAACTTTGATGAAGCCTCAAAGAACGAAGCAAACTGa
- the gipc2 gene encoding PDZ domain-containing protein GIPC2 — MPLGPWRKKNKSKEHLVDNEEVGGGHAGSAGSFAKSGSNGAGLPPPPANLRPKLVFHTQLAHGSPTGRIEGFANVKELYGKIAEAFNISPPEILFCTLNTHKIDMEKLLGGQIGLEDFIFAHIRGIKKEVEVYKYEDALGLTITDNGAGYAFIKRIKEGSVVDGVKVISVGDHVECINGQNIVGTRHYEVARMLKELPRDKSFTLKLVEPMKAFEMLEPRSKGAKPASENKIGTGRGTLRLRSKGPATVEEEPTEFEEKAVKKVDDLLESYMGIRDTELASTMVEVGRDKKNPDEFAMALDETLGDFAFPDEFVFDVWGAIGDAKQGRF; from the exons ATGCCGTTGGGaccatggaggaagaaaaacaaatcgaAGGAGCATTTGGTGGACAACGAGGAGGTCGGCGGCGGACACGCAGGTTCCGCGGGCAGCTTTGCTAAGTCCGGCTCGAACGGAGCGGGACTGCCGCCTCCGCCCGCCAACCTGCGGCCCAAATTGGTCTTCCACACGCAGCTGGCACACGGAAGCCCCACCGGCCGGATCGAGGGATTCGCCAATGTGAAGGAGTTATACGGGAAGATCGCAGAAGCGTTTAATATAAGTCCACCTGAG ATTTTATTCTGCACCCTCAACACCCACAAGATCGACATGGAGAAGCTGCTGGGGGGCCAGATCGGCCTGGAGGATTTTATCTTCGCCCACATCCGAGGGATcaagaaggaggtggaggtttATAAGTATGAAGATGCTCTGGGCCTCACCATCACAGACAATGGGGCCGGATATGCGTTCATAAAG CGCATCAAAGAGGGCAGCGTGGTGGACGGCGTGAAGGTGATCTCCGTGGGCGACCACGTAGAGTGCATAAACGGGCAGAACATCGTGGGCACGCGGCATTATGAGGTGGCCCGCATGCTGAAAGAGCTTCCCAGAGACAAGTCCTTCACCCTCAAGCTGGTGGAGCCAATGAAGGCCTTTG AAATGCTCGAGCCAAGGTCAAAGGGCGCTAAACCCGCCAGTGAGAACAAGATCGGCACAGGGAGGGGGACTCTGAGGCTTCGCTCCAAGGGCCCAGCTACTGTAGAGGAGGAG CCAACAGAGTTTGAGGAGAAGGCAGTAAAGAAAGTGGACGACCTTCTAGAGAGCTACATGGGCATCCGAGACACTGAACTAG CCTCCACGATGGTTGAGGTCGGCCGTGACAAGAAGAACCCGGATGAATTTGCCATGGCGTTGGACGAGACCCTCGGAGACTTTGCCTTTCCCGATGAGTTCGTCTTTGACGTCTGGGGCGCCATTGGAGACGCCAAGCAGGGAAGATTCTAA
- the txndc12 gene encoding thioredoxin domain-containing protein 12 translates to MRTSLVNIVLFSSLHVLLSLTCFQDVVEAASGKGFGENIHWRTLDDGKKEAEASGLPIMLIIHKTWCGACKALKPKFAESKDISELAHNFVMINLEDEEEPKDDAYTPDGGYIPRILFLDPSGKVHPEITNKNGNPNYKYFYSSAEQVVSGMKEAQEKLTGDAFKLGHTGDEL, encoded by the exons ATGCGAACGTCTCTTGTGAACATCGTTTTATTTTCGTCCCTGCACGTTTTGTTGTCTTTGACGTGCTTTCAAGATGTCGTCGAAGCAGCCAGTGGGAAAG gattTGGAGAAAACATCCACTGGAGGACGCTGGATGACGGCAAGAAAGAAGCCGAGGCCAG CGGGCTGCCCATCATGCTCATCATCCACAAGACCTGGTGCGGAGCCTGCAAAG CGCTGAAGCCCAAATTTGCTGAGTCCAAGGATATCTCTGAACTTGCACACAACTTTGTGATGATCAACCTCGAG gatgaggaggagccaAAGGATGACGCCTACACCCCCGATGGAGGATACATTCCTCGGATTCTTTTCCTTG ATCCAAGCGGTAAAGTCCACCCTGAAATCACCAACAAAAATGGGAATCCAAACTACAAGTACTTCTACAGCAGCGCAGAACAAG TTGTGTCCGGCATGAAGGAGGCGCAGGAGAAGCTGACGGGCGACGCCTTCAAACTGGGCCACACCGGAGACGagctgtga
- the zfyve9a gene encoding zinc finger FYVE domain-containing protein 9 isoform X1: MENYFQAEAFNLDKVLDEFEQNEDETENPILSDAKWTQILAPPAHLLSLNPALTHADLSPQESPLPFKTLPDSLPGASPKQHPGAELPSWVEERPADVHSPPLLQPNIGKLVGTDDHSPPPVTACAAVQNGCPASPQLSGLSEGARSPPDDPPGAYDQEAKPHQVERVPSAGGGGSAVNHTHFTFEVVLGHENETPSLKIHPDVQLTPNRGDVTGGGSADVLHRNCIDKKTEHLEEEQVESLLNRGTDIQVCCEVNGLCPLYKVGVAEIERTCGPDGQPDQLIKVSSLSNGLEQESGNHSKLNETEGQEEGFSPSPVPSKEDSVTEEKEMEESKQEGGDGGGGAAAAAAAAAAAGSTHPKPHNNRLQPVSVPYGGARPKQPVSLKLQIPQPVVGQVQNQLGPSATSRNKNQENQCRRSVAPETVANGAEQSAGGVNGDAVVHSMPPVPSESPDNDVQAGQQGAVCRQPVSSLGEVAPVWVPDCQAPVCMKCDVRFTFTKRRHHCRACGKVFCATCCSLKCRLEYMDRKEARVCVTCHPALTSAQSWETPATGSNQSPNPNNPAEYCSTIPPLQQAQASGVLSSPPPTVMVPVGVLKPSGNEATLTREQRRVWFADGLLPNGDTAESPKPPASSSTPSQSLAISMYSHKSSTSESSEPQAAHTTTAALVGSPVGSALSLIPEDGLPPILISTGVKGGTGGHITDYAVEEKPSEIVLMQQLEEENPDPLVFVLNANLLAMVKLVNYVNRKCWYMTTKGMHAVGQAEVVILLQCLPDEKTIPKDIFTHFVQLYQEALSGSVLGHLSHSFFTQSFLGSKEHGGFLYISPSFQSLQDLLLPNPPYLFGILVQKWETPWAKVFPIRLMLRLGAEYRFYPCPLFSVRFRKPLFGETGHTIMNLLADFRNYQYTLPVVKGLVVDMEVKKTSIKIPSNRYNELMKAMNKSNEHVLAMGACFNDRADSHLVCVQNDDGNYQTQAISIHHQPRKVTGACFFVFSGALKVSSGFLAKTSIVEDGVMIQITAETMDSLRQALRDMKDFSVTCGKADQQENQELVHIQWTEDDHDFNKGVISPIDGKSMESIISVKIFHGSEFKANGKVIRWTEVFFLQSEDQPSDPADHSRLTENVARAFCMALCPHLKLLKEDGMAKLGLRVTLDSDQVGYLAGSNGQPLLPQYLSDLDSALIPVIHSGACQLSEGPVVMELVFYILEIIS; the protein is encoded by the exons ATGGAGAATTACTTCCAGGCCGAGGCCTTTAACCTGGATAAGGTGCTGGACGAGTTTGAGCAGAACGAAG aTGAGACCGAAAATCCTATTCTCTCCGATGCCAAGTGGACCCAGATCCTTGCCCCGCCGGCCCACCTGCTCTCTCTGAACCCCGCCCTGACGCACGCAGACCTCAGCCCGCAGGAGAGTCCTCTGCCATTCAAAACTCTCCCCGATTCGTTGCCCGGCGCCTCCCCTAAGCAGCATCCCGGTGCCGAGCTGCCATCCTGGGTGGAAGAGAGGCCGGCAGACGTCCACAGCCCGCCATTACTCCAGCCCAACATCGGCAAGCTGGTGGGCACGGACGACCACTCGCCGCCCCCGGTGACGGCCTGCGCTGCTGTGCAGAATGGCTGCCCCGCCAGCCCTCAGCTCAGCGGGCTCAGCGAGGGGGCCCGTTCTCCCCCGGACGACCCGCCTGGCGCTTACGACCAGGAGGCGAAGCCTCATCAGGTGGAGAGAGTTCCctcagcgggaggaggaggctccgctGTCAATCACACTCACTTTACCTTCGAGGTTGTGTTAGGGCACGAAAATGAAACCCCGTCTCTGAAAATTCATCCCGATGTGCAACTGACACCAAACCGGGGAGATGTTACGGGAGGGGGCAGTGCTGATGTTTTGCACCGAAATTGTATCGACAAAAAAACGGAACACTTGGAAGAGGAGCAGGTAGAAAGCCTCTTGAATAGGGGGACGGATATCCAGGTTTGTTGTGAGGTGAATGGATTATGTCCACTTTACAAGGTCGGAGTGGCAGAGATAGAGAGGACATGTGGTCCAGACGGACAGCCTGACCAACTGATCAAAGTATCAAGCCTTTCCAATGGTTTGGAGCAGGAGAGCGGTAACCATTCCAAGCTTAACGAGACAGAGGGGCAAGAGGAgggtttctctccctctcccgtcCCCTCAAAAGAGGACTCTGTCactgaagagaaagaaatggaggAAAGCAAGCAAGagggtggagatggaggaggaggagcagcagcagcagcagcagcagcagcggcggccggTAGCACCCATCCCAAACCCCACAACAACCGGCTGCAGCCCGTCAGCGTCCCGTACGGAGGGGCGCGACCAAAGCAGCCAGTCAGCCTCAAGCTCCAAATCCCACAGCCGGTGGTGGGGCAGGTCCAGAATCAGCTCGGACCGTCGGCCACCAGCAGGAACAAAAACCAGGAGAACCAGTGTCGTAGAAGCGTGGCCCCCGAAACTGTGGCCAACGGGGCCGAGCAGAGTGCGGGCGGGGTGAACGGGGATGCCGTCGTCCACTCAATGCCCCCGGTGCCCTCGGAGAGCCCCGACAACGACGTCCAAGCGGGCCAACAGGGCGCTGTGTGCAGGCAGCCCGTCAGCTCCTTGGGGGAGGTGGCCCCTGTGTGGGTGCCTGACTGCCAGGCTCCCGTCTGCATGAAATGTGATGTCCGGTTTACCTTCACCAAGAGGAGGCACCACTGCAGGGCCTGCGGCAAG GTGTTCTGTGCGACGTGCTGCAGCCTGAAGTGCAGACTCGAGTACATGGACAGGAAGGAGGCTCGCGTCTGTGTCACATGTCATCCTGCTCTGACGAGTG ctcaATCATGGGAGACGCCGGCAACTGGAAGCAACCAGAGTCCGAACCCAAACAACCCAGCGGAGTACTGCTCCACCATCCCCCCCCTGCAGCAGGCCCAGGCCTCCGGGGTGCTCAGCTCCCCTCCTCCTACGGTCATGGTGCCTGTGGGAGTCCTGAAACCGTCCGGCAACGAGG CCACCTTGACCCGGGAGCAGAGGAGGGTGTGGTTTGCTGATGGACTGCTACCCAACGGAGACACGGCAGAGTCCCCTAAACCGCCGGCCTCCAGCTCAACCCCCTCACAGTCTCTGGCTATCTCCATGTATTCACACAAATCCTCCACTTCCGAGTCCTCAGAG CCCCAGGCAGCCCATACCACCACTGCTGCGCTGGTGGGCAGCCCCGTGGGCAGCGCCCTCAGTCTGATCCCAGAGGACGGGCTCCCTCCCATCCTCATCTCCACCGGAGTCAAAGGAGGTACGGGAGGCCACATCACAG ACTATGCCGTGGAGGAGAAGCCGTCAGAGATCGTCCTcatgcagcagctggaggaggaaaatcCAGACCCTCTGGTCTTTGTGCTCAACGCTAACCTGCTCGCCATGGTCAAGCTTGTCAACT ATGTAAACAGGAAGTGCTGGTACATGACGACTAAGGGCATGCACGCCGTCGGCCAGGCAGAGGTGGTCATTCTGCTCCAGTGTCTACCTGACGAGAAGACAATCCCAAAAGACATCTTCACCCACTTTGTGCAACTCTACCAGGAGGCCCTCAGTG GCAGCGTGCTGGGCCACCTGAGTCACTCGTTCTTCACGCAGAGCTTCCTAGGCAGTAAGGAGCACGGCGGTTTCCTCTACATCAGCCCCTCCTTCCAGTCGCTGCAGGACCTTCTGCTGCCCAACCCACCGTACCTCTTCGGCATCCTGGTACAGAAGTGGGAGACGCCCTGGGCCAAGGTCTTCCCCATCCGCCTCATGCTGCGGCTGGGCGCGGAGTACCGAT TTTACCCGTGTCCGCTGTTCAGTGTTCGCTTCAGGAAACCCCTCTTTGGAGAGACCGGTCACACCATCATGAACCTGCTCGCA GACTTCCGTAACTACCAGTACACGCTACCGGTGGTGAAAGGTCTCGTGGTGGacatggaggtgaagaagacGAGCATTAAGATCCCCAGTAATCGGTACAATGAG CTGATGAAGGCGATGAACAAGTCCAACGAACACGTGCTGGCCATGGGCGCGTGTTTCAATGACCGGGCCGACTCCCACCTGGTGTGCGTCCAGAACGATGACGGGAACTACCAGACGCAGGCCATCAGCATCCATCACCAGCCCCGCAAAG TTACTGGCGCCTGCTTCTTTGTATTCAGTGGTGCTTTGAAAGTGTCGTCGGGCTTCTTGGCCAAAACCAGCATTGTGGAAG ACGGTGTGATGATCCAGATCACAGCGGAGACCATGGACTCTCTACGTCAAGCCCTGAGGGACATGAAGGACTTCTCCGTCACGTGCGGTAAAGCCGACCAGCAGGAGAACCAGGAGCTCGTCCACATCCAGTGGACCGAGGACGACCACGACTTCAACAAGGG CGTCATTAGTCCCATCGATGGGAAGTCTATGGAGTCCATCATCAGTGTCAAGATCTTCCACGGCTCAGAGTTCAAAGCCAATGGCAAAGTCATCCGCTGGACCGAG gtGTTTTTCCTCCAGAGTGAAGATCAACCCAGCGACCCGGCCGACCACAGCCGGCTGACGGAGAACGTGGCGAGAGCTTTCTGCATGGCGCTTTGTCCCCACCtgaagctgctgaaggaggacGGCATGGCCAAGCTGGGACTGAGGGTCACTCTGGACTCTGACCAG GTGGGTTACCTGGCAGGGAGCAACGGGCAGCCTCTTCTGCCTCAGTACCTGAGCGACCTGGACAGCGCTCTGATCCCCGTCATCCACAGCGGGGCGTGTCAGCTCAGCGAGGGCCCGGTGGTCATGGAGCTGGTCTTCTACATCCTGGAGATCATCTCCTAG
- the dnajb4 gene encoding dnaJ homolog subfamily B member 4 yields MGKDYYKTLGISKGATDEDIKKAYRKQALKWHPDKNKSAAAEDRFKDIAEAYEVLSDPKKREVYDQYGEEGLKGGNGPCGDGPGNAFTYTFHGDPHATFATFFGGSNPFEMFFGRKANGRDDDDMEVDGNDPFGSFTNFNMNGFPRDGHAGPGGQQRRKQDPAIIHELRVTLEEVFHGCTKKLKISRKRLNPDGRTMRNEDKILTIEIKRGWKEGTKITFPREGDESPNTIPADIVFVIKDKPHPHFRREGSNIVYPVRVSLRQSLCGCSVTVSTIDGQTCNMKITDVVKPAMRKTVAGQGLPLPKNPEQRGDLVVEFDVNFPEALPGNAKDVLKRHLPA; encoded by the exons ATGGGCAAAGATTATTATAAGACGTTGGGCATCTCTAAAGGAGCCACGGACGAGGACATTAAGAAAGCGTATAGAAAACAAGCGTTGAAATGGCACCCCGATAAAAACAAGTCTGCAGCCGCCGAGGACAGATTTAAGGACATCGCTGAGGCGTATGAAGTCCTCAGTGATCCGAAGAAAAGAGAAGTTTATGATCAGTACGGAGAAGAAG GTCTCAAGGGAGGAAACGGCCCCTGTGGCGACGGGCCAGGCAACGCCTTCACCTACACCTTCCATGGGGACCCTCACGCCACCTTCGCCACTTTCTTCGGCGGTTCCAACCCCTTCGAGATGTTCTTCGGGCGGAAAGCCAACGGCCGAGACGACGACGACATGGAGGTGGATGGAAACGACCCCTTCGGCTCCTTCACCAACTTCAACATGAACGGGTTCCCTCGGGACGGGCACGCCGGCCCCGGAGGGCAGCAGCGCCGGAAGCAGGACCCGGCCATCATCCACGAACTGAGGGTCACCCTGGAGGAGGTCTTCCACGGCTGCACCAAGAAGCTGAAAATCTCTCGCAAAAGGCTGAATCCGGATGGCAGGACCATGCGCAATGAGGACAAGATACTCACTATCGAGATCAAGCGGGGATGGAAGGAGGGAACCAAAATCACGTTCCCGCGGGAGGGAGACGAGTCCCCCAATACCATTCCGGCGGACATTGTGTTCGTCATCAAGGACAAGCCGCACCCTCACTTTAGGCGGGAGGGCTCGAACATTGTGTATCCTGTGCGCGTGAGCTTACGACag tCGTTGTGCGGATGCTCGGTTACCGTGTCAACGATAGACGGGCAGACGTGCAACATGAAGATCACCGATGTCGTCAAGCCTGCCATGAGAAAGACTGTCGCAGGTCAGGGCCTCCCCTTACCCAAAAACcccgagcagagaggagacctGGTGGTGGAGTTTGACGTTAACTTTCCCGAGGCGTTGCCCGGCAACGCCAAGGACGTCCTGAAGCGGCATTTACCTGCTTAG